One genomic segment of Tubulanus polymorphus chromosome 4, tnTubPoly1.2, whole genome shotgun sequence includes these proteins:
- the LOC141903510 gene encoding splicing factor U2AF 50 kDa subunit-like — translation MADVEQDAVNGKTESGGRRRRRSRSRSRSRDRDRRRRSRSRSRDRKHSRRHRSKSRSPQNQGGSGSGGGNSSNVGGNMGGVGPGMNKRRKKPYKYWDKPPAGFEHISPMQYKAMQEGQQLPGTAPILSDGTVTMAPHLPGLSAPVPPPLPPPPPIDMNSPSMALNTTVPFAGSAVSRQARRLYVGNIPFGVTEEAMMTFFNEQMKSAGLAPSEGNPVIAVQINLDKNFAFLEFRSVDETTQAMAFDGINFQGQSLKIRRPRDYQPLPGMAEQPSVAVPGVVSTVVPDSQFKIFIGGLPNYLNEDQVKELLMSFGPLKAFNLVKDSATGLSKGYAFCEYLDVSITDVACQGLNNMQLGDKKLIVQRASVGAKNAQQAAVQLQVPGLNLSSASQTLTEVLCLMNMVVPEELEDEEEYEDILEDVREECSKYGLVKSIEIPRPIKGIEVPGCGKIFIEFQSPDQAQRAQQTLAGRKFSNRVVVTSYFDPDKYHRREF, via the exons ATGGCTGATGTAGAACAAGACGCCGTCAATGGAAAAACAGAAAGTGGGG GACGCAGAAGGAGAAGGTCGAGGAGTCGTTCTCGCAGTCGAGACCGCGATCGCAGGAGACGTTCCAGATCAAGATCTAGAGATAGAAAACACAGCAGACGCCACAGATCTAAAAG TCGCTCACCTCAGAATCAGGGTGGTAGCGGAAGTGGTGGGGGAAATAGTAGCAACGTCGGTGGTAACATGGGCGGTGTCGGGCCCGGAATGAACAAACGCAGAAAGAAACCGTACAAATACTGGGATAAACCTCCAGCTGGTTTCGAACATATATCACCGATGCAGTACAAGGCAATGCAGG AAGGTCAGCAGCTACCAGGAACAGCGCCAATACTTTCAG ATGGTACAGTTACGATGGCTCCTCATTTACCAGGATTAAGTGCTCCCG TTCCCCCTCCGCTGCCTCCGCCTCCTCCAATCGATATGAATAGTCCGTCGATGGCTTTGAACACGACGGTGCCGTTTGCCGGAAGCGCCGTCAGTCGTCAGGCTCGTCGTTTGTACGTCGGTAATATTCCATTCGGTGTTACTGAG GAAGCGATGATGACTTTCTTTAACGAGCAGATGAAATCGGCCGGACTGGCTCCGTCGGAAGGCAATCCTGTCATCGCGGTACAGATAAATCTTGACAAAAATTTCGCCTTCTTAGAA TTCCGTTCAGTGGATGAAACAACGCAAGCGATGGCATTTGACGGCATTAATTTCCAAGGACAGTCATTGAAGATTCGTCGACCTCGCGATTATCAACCGTTACCGGGAATGGCCGAACAACCGTCAGTCGCAGTTCCAG GCGTCGTTTCAACAGTCGTACCGGATTCACAGTTTAAGATATTTATTGGTGGATTGCCGAACTACTTAAACGAGGATCAG GTGAAGGAATTGCTGATGTCGTTCGGGCCATTGAAAGCATTTAATCTCGTGAAGGACAGCGCTACTGGTTTGAGTAAGGGATACGCGTTCTGTGAATATCTGGATGTTAGCATTACCGATGTG GCGTGTCAGGGGTTGAACAATATGCAACTGGGAGATAAGAAATTGATTGTCCAACGAGCTAGTGTCGGCGCGAAGAATGCACAG CAAGCAGCAGTTCAGCTACAGGTGCCGGGGTTGAATCTAAGTTCGGCGAGTCAGACATTGACCGAGGTTTTGTGTTTGATGAACATGGTCGTACCAGAAGAGCTGGAAGATGAAGAAGAGTACGAAG atattttagAAGATGTTCGCGAAGAATGCAGTAAATATGGACTAGTGAAGAGTATTGAAATTCCGCGGCCCATCAAGGGTATCGAAGTTCCCGGATGTGGAAAG ATATTCATCGAGTTCCAGTCACCGGACCAGGCTCAGCGAGCTCAGCAAACTTTGGCCGGTCGTAAATTCTCGAATCGCGTCGTCGTCACTTCGTACTTCGACCCCGATAAGTATCACCGTCGCGAATTCTAA
- the LOC141904033 gene encoding ribosomal L1 domain-containing protein 1-like yields the protein MAKGNIHVEKTAKSENGDEKRDIHIDESQLRQAVAAVCKLAQKKTKTDLLLAAGDANKILLSISFNKVYESKRSKDILIKVPLPHSLKADTTSVCLFVKDLDSTKRELDDTIDHYTELLRSKNVTDKIDIIPLKGLSTEYTEFESHRRLLSMYDLFLTDDRIVRHLNARIGKTFCPKKRFPKIVNLKAKDLKKEIDEALGSGLLTISGRGSTCMLQVAHTKHTEEQITENVLSAFKCLCEKIPGGGVNIKTLHLKTTDSTSVPVYYNAVQPTDIVLNKLKRPREEVEAEDVTTITGGKVKVYPSGRIDIIKQTKVMDKSGVEKIVTQVKPLMKPDGLALDKPRKVGGRVQKKSKKTVALTTPKTKKSIRPKKGVKKNSKLIDKKTQKKFSKKKNIIAQKRGSKKAKV from the exons ATGGCTAAAGGAAATATTCACGTGGAGAAAACTGCAAAG TCAGAAAATGGAGATGAAAAAAGAGACATCCACATCGACGAATCACAG TTACGGCAAGCTGTGGCCGCTGTTTGTAAGCTAGCTcagaaaaaaactaaaacCGATTTGTTATTGGCTGCCGGTGACGCAAACAAAATTCTGTTGAGCAtttcattcaataaagttTACGAATCGAAGAGATCAAAAGATATTCTCATAAAAGT cccgctACCGCATTCGTTAAAAGCAGACACAACTTCAGTATGTTTATTCGTGAAAGATTTAGATAGCACTAAACGTGAACTCGACGATACTATAGATCACTACACCGAATTACTGCGCAGCAAAAATGTAACTGACAAAATTGAT ATAATTCCGTTGAAAGGATTATCGACCGAATACACTGAGTTTGAATCACATAGACGGCTGTTGAGTATGTATGATCTATTTCTAACCGATGACAGAATCGTGCGTCATCTCAACGCGAGAATCGGCAAAACTTTCTGCCCGAAAAAGAG ATTCCCAAAAATCGTCAATCTAAAAGCTAAAGACTTGAAGAAGGAAATAGATGAAGCGCTTGGCAGTGGTCTTCTGACCATTAGTGGCAGAGGATCAACGTG CATGTTACAAGTGGCCCATACTAAACACACGGAAGAACAGATTACTGAGAATGTACTGTCGGCGTTCAAGTGTTTGTGCGAGAAGATTCCCGGGGGTGGTGTAAATATTAAAACTCTGCATTTGAAGACTACTGACTCGACTTCGGTACCAGTTTACTATAATGCAG TTCAGCCTACAGATATCGTTTTGAACAAGTTAAAACGACCGAGAGAAGAGGTTGAGGCAGAGGATGTCACGACTATTACGGGAGGAAAAGTGAAAGTTTATCCGTCCGGACGTATTGACATCATAAAGCAGACAAAAGTCATGGATAAATCTGGCGTGGAAAAGATTGTGACGCAAGTGAAACCGTTGATGAAACCAGATGGTTTAGCCTTGGATAAGCCTCGAAAGGTTGGCGGACGAGTGCAGAAGAAATCTAAGAAAACCGTCGCATTAACGACTCCCAAGACTAAGAAATCCATCAGACCGAAAAAGGGCGTGAAAAAGAACTCGAAACTCATTGATAAAAAGACTCAGAAgaaattttctaaaaagaaaaatatcatagCACAAAAACGTGGGTCAAAGAAAGCTAAAGTGTGA
- the LOC141904598 gene encoding putative flavin-containing monoamine oxidase A has protein sequence MLKMAENTSETDVVIVGAGIAGLTAAHNIYKKHPTAQIIVLEANGRVGGRTLTEKLKTAEGKDAFDLGAQWVGSTQTDVMQLIDELNLTTFNQYHTGIKCMILGQNGKVRHYKSDIPSLSLLGLWDLHRCISKIESMSKQIPLEDPSKCIHAAEWDAISFAAFKQQLFWTREAHDTIDAACRCMYGMETSQISLLYFLTYCAAAGGVRTLTEAGEGSAQEMKIKGGAQQISSRLMDRIGTEKVLLNQPVSTIVQDSAGVTIQTKSGDTFHCKRAILAIPPCQINKIDFEPELPDVKKYLINRAPMGNLIKIIITYDKAFWRDAGYSGEIVTNGGKSVVNGCDAGPLCIVYDNTSAIGSPSIVAFIGGDQALHWRNTTDTVRKEAVLAGLESCFGRAALNYVQYIEKDWANEMYVGGCPTTSVCVGAMTYFAKGLRQPFNRIHFAGTESAVRWCGYMSGAVQSGNRAANEVLFHLKPDVLTKEEREHVKDSLLPQKQSNRRVSLVEKVVGHHVFRWTIGIGSVCVLLVIAKKAYFRIAL, from the exons ATGCTGAAAATGGCAGAAAACACCAGTGAAACTGATGTTGTTATCGTCGGAGCTGGAATTGCCGGTCTCACCGCCGCGCATAACATCTACAAGAAGCATCCAACTGCACAAATCATCGTTTTAGAAGCAAATG GCCGTGTTGGTGGACGTACGCTTACcgaaaaactaaaaacagCTGAGGGTAAAGATGCGTTTGACCTCGGAGCTCAATGGGTCGGCAG CACTCAGACTGATGTTATGCAGCTAATCGATGAATTAAACTTAACTACATTTAATCAATATCATACCGGCATTAAATGTATGATTCTTGGTCAAAACGGAAAAGTTAGACACTACAAGTCTGATATACCTTCACTGAGCTTGTTAGGATTATGGGACTTGCACCGTTGCATATCGAAG ATTGAAAGCATGTCCAAACAGATTCCACTGGAAGACCCAAGTAAATGTATCCATGCAGCTGAATGGGACGCCATTAGCTTTGCTGCTTTCAAACAGCAACTGTTTTGGACTCGAG AGGCACATGATACAATTGATGCTGCATGCAGGTGTATGTATGGAATGGAAACCAGTCAGATATCTCTGCTGTATTTTCTCACATATTGCGCTGCAGCCGGTGGAGTGAGGACACTAACTGAGGCCGGCGAAGGTTCAGcacaagaaatgaaaattaag GGTGGAGCTCAACAGATTTCATCGAGATTAATGGATCGAATCGGTACAGAAAAAGTCTTGCTTAATCAACCGGTGTCAACGATTGTTCAG GATTCTGCTGGTGTGACCATACAAACGAAATCTGGGGACACATTCCATTGCAAGAGAGCAATATTAGCTATTCCTCCATGTCAAATAA ATAAAATCGATTTTGAACCCGAACTTCCAGATGTAAAGAAGTACCTTATCAACAGAGCTCCTATGggcaatttgattaaaattattatcacataTGATAAG GCATTCTGGCGTGATGCAGGATATTCCGGTGAAATCGTAACAAATGGTGGTAAATCAGTAGTAAATGGCTGTGATGCAGGTCCGTTGTGTATTGTGTATGATAATACATCAGCGATAGGAAGTCCATCAATCGTAGCATTCATCGGAGGAGACCAGGCTTTACACTGGAGAAATACTACT GATACAGTAAGAAAAGAAGCAGTTTTGGCTGGACTCGAATCTTGTTTTGGTCGAGCTGCGTTGAATTATGTGCAATATATAGAGAAGGATTGGGCTAATGAAATGTATGTAGGAGGTTGTCCTACCACGTCGGTATGTGTTGGTGCAATGACGTATTTTGCTAAAGGATTACGCCAACCGTTTAACAG GATACATTTTGCTGGTACGGAATCAGCTGTGCGCTGGTGTGGCTATATGAGTGGTGCAGTACAATCAGGAAACAGAGCTGCAAATGAG GTGCTGTTCCATTTGAAACCGGATGTTTTAACGAAAGAAGAACGCGAACACGTAAAAGATTCGTTGCTTCCGCAAAAACAAAGCAATCGACGCGTTTCATTGGTTGAGAAAGTCGTCGGACACCATGTATTCAGATGGACGATCGGTATTGGTTCGGTTTGCGTATTACTCGTCATCGCTAAGAAGGCGTATTTCAGAATCGCTCTGTAA
- the LOC141903776 gene encoding vesicle transport through interaction with t-SNAREs homolog 1A-like isoform X2: MASLMESYEQQFANLTAEITSKTVRIPNLTGAEKQTLSSNVEKLLDETRELLEQMDLEVLDLQPKDRNKYQTRLKSYRTELSKLEKALKQSRIAFSDEIQSRDELFGDDSYSTSADQKTRLLENSERMERGSKRLEEGYRIALETEQLGATILEDLSTQRESIQRSRDRLRETDSTLGRSSRILTGMMKR, from the exons atggCGTCGTTGATGGAATCGTACGAGCAGCAGTTTGCTAATTTAACTGCTGAAATAACGTCAAAGACTGTAAGGATTCCAAATTTAACCGGCG CTGAGAAACAAACATTGTCCAGCAATGTGGAAAAATTACTTGATGAGACACGTGAATTG ttGGAGCAAATGGATCTGGAAGTTCTAGATTTACAACCGAAAGATCGCAACAAATATCAAACCAGGTTAAAAAGCTATCGAACGGAGCTGTCCAAACTGGAAAAAGCCTTG aAACAATCTCGTATCGCATTCAGCGACGAAATACAATCGCGCGATGAACTGTTCGGCGATGACTCATACAGCACTTCAGCTGATCAG AAAACTCGATTGCTCGAAAATTCTGAACGAATGGAACGCGGATCGAAGAGATTAGAAGAAGGCTACAGAATAGCTTTAGAAACcg AACAATTAGGAGCAACGATTTTAGAGGATTTATCAACTCAGAGGGAAAGCATACAACGATCTCGAGATAGG TTACGTGAGACGGATTCAACGTTAGGACGAAGTTCGAGAATTCTCACCGGAATGATGAAAAGGTAA
- the LOC141903776 gene encoding vesicle transport through interaction with t-SNAREs homolog 1A-like isoform X1 has translation MASLMESYEQQFANLTAEITSKTVRIPNLTGAEKQTLSSNVEKLLDETRELLEQMDLEVLDLQPKDRNKYQTRLKSYRTELSKLEKALKQSRIAFSDEIQSRDELFGDDSYSTSADQKTRLLENSERMERGSKRLEEGYRIALETEQLGATILEDLSTQRESIQRSRDRLRETDSTLGRSSRILTGMMKRIIQNRLLLVIVGFIIVIVVIVALYFVFRPKH, from the exons atggCGTCGTTGATGGAATCGTACGAGCAGCAGTTTGCTAATTTAACTGCTGAAATAACGTCAAAGACTGTAAGGATTCCAAATTTAACCGGCG CTGAGAAACAAACATTGTCCAGCAATGTGGAAAAATTACTTGATGAGACACGTGAATTG ttGGAGCAAATGGATCTGGAAGTTCTAGATTTACAACCGAAAGATCGCAACAAATATCAAACCAGGTTAAAAAGCTATCGAACGGAGCTGTCCAAACTGGAAAAAGCCTTG aAACAATCTCGTATCGCATTCAGCGACGAAATACAATCGCGCGATGAACTGTTCGGCGATGACTCATACAGCACTTCAGCTGATCAG AAAACTCGATTGCTCGAAAATTCTGAACGAATGGAACGCGGATCGAAGAGATTAGAAGAAGGCTACAGAATAGCTTTAGAAACcg AACAATTAGGAGCAACGATTTTAGAGGATTTATCAACTCAGAGGGAAAGCATACAACGATCTCGAGATAGG TTACGTGAGACGGATTCAACGTTAGGACGAAGTTCGAGAATTCTCACCGGAATGATGAAAAG GATAATACAGAACCGATTGTTGCTAGTTATCGTCGGATTTATAATAGTCATCGTTGTGATCGTCGCGTTGTATTTCGTGTTCCGACCGAAACATTGA
- the LOC141903429 gene encoding dynein axonemal heavy chain 3-like — MNTPSYHACSRSKGLPGLPPLPKTSENEEPSELYQLVLRHSEHPPIMKGTSWTLAAPFKEQKYHRTPSESIANNYTPSANDLKLKDISKMKRASHAPAGTTKPHLSPRGKGEMNGESLADKAAPPSRPLTPMEQMEIMLHIEREDAETKVEPDEQDLERYYYYIEKGVKPDMIARQNDDVMKRVHSMIPVSLLKSSELNELQNQLLVEVKNDYEFSIRKTIGEFMIGTEYGCCF, encoded by the exons ATGAATACTCCTAGCTACCACGCTTGTAGCAGAAGCAAAGGTTTACCCGGCTTACCACCTTTACCTAAAACCAGCGAAAACGAAGAACCATCCGAACTATATCAG ttgGTTTTGAGACATAGCGAGCATCCGCCTATAATGAAAGGCACGTCATGGACGCTTGCAGCTCCGTTTAAAGAACAGAAATATCACCGAACTCCCAGTGAATCAATAGCCAATAACTATACTCCGTCTGCTAATGATCTGAAGCTGAAAGATAtttcgaaaatgaaaagaGCTTCTCATGCGCCAG CAGGTACTACCAAACCACATTTATCACCTAGAGGAAAGGG TGAAATGAATGGAGAATCGTTAGCTGATAAAGCAGCGCCCCCTAGTCGACCGTTAACTCCGATGGAACAAATGGAGATTATGTTACACATCGAACGAGAAGATGCCGAAACTAAAGTCGAACCGGATGAACAGGATCTCGAG cGTTACTACTACTACATAGAGAAAGGTGTAAAGCCGGATATGATCGCGAGACAGAACGACGACGTGATGAAACGAGTTCACAGTATGATTCCTGTATCGTTGTTAAAGAGTTCTGAACTCAACGAGTTACAAAATCAGTTATTAGTTGAAGTGAAAAACGACTACGAGTTCAGCATCAGAAAAACCATCGGTGAGTTCATGATTGGTACTGAGTACGGGTGTTGCTTCTAG